The following proteins come from a genomic window of Natrinema saccharevitans:
- a CDS encoding PIN domain-containing protein yields MKLFLDTNVIVAAVTKDTDRSETAVQALNELDETYTSILNLVELRTVLTKKKAFERDRVEQIEQRIRSRATVTFPDASDIVAANQLQNETLLYPMDALTLAAADAVDATLVSFDAELREYGAKRPHDLI; encoded by the coding sequence ATGAAGCTCTTTCTCGATACGAACGTCATCGTTGCCGCGGTCACCAAGGACACTGATCGGTCCGAAACTGCTGTGCAGGCACTCAATGAGCTCGATGAGACGTATACTTCCATACTGAACCTCGTGGAACTTCGAACCGTCCTCACGAAGAAGAAGGCGTTCGAACGGGACCGCGTCGAACAGATCGAACAGCGTATAAGGTCCCGGGCAACTGTTACGTTCCCTGACGCCTCAGATATTGTCGCGGCAAATCAATTGCAGAACGAGACACTCCTGTATCCGATGGATGCCCTCACACTCGCAGCAGCCGATGCGGTCGACGCAACGCTCGTTTCGTTCGACGCTGAGTTGCGCGAGTACGGCGCGAAGCGTCCTCACGATCTCATATAG
- a CDS encoding HalOD1 output domain-containing protein — MPTTVPTSTRVVQGVAAREGVDPIDLEPPLHAVVDTDALDALYRPVGDGSRTPVAVEFSYRGHRIHIDDSGEIDLSADVSATGSTPSENEN, encoded by the coding sequence ATGCCCACGACGGTTCCGACCAGCACTCGGGTTGTACAGGGGGTGGCGGCACGCGAAGGCGTCGATCCGATCGATCTCGAGCCGCCGTTGCACGCGGTCGTCGATACCGATGCGCTGGACGCGCTGTATCGGCCGGTCGGCGACGGATCTCGGACGCCCGTCGCCGTCGAATTCTCCTATCGCGGGCATCGGATCCATATCGACGATTCGGGCGAGATAGATCTCTCCGCGGACGTCTCGGCCACGGGGTCGACGCCGAGCGAAAACGAGAACTGA
- a CDS encoding archaellin/type IV pilin N-terminal domain-containing protein, with protein MTDDSLLRRSDDRGLSPVISTVLMVAVVIVLAAAIGTYFLGFGDLLDGGARAAVETEVAPGTDNGSVTVVVLDIGSSDRVEITAETGGDDITDGATTDSSIERTATESGERITVEERSAGDTTIELTGVAYTSHSESIVLEREVTI; from the coding sequence ATGACCGACGACAGTCTGTTACGGCGATCGGACGATCGGGGGTTGAGTCCGGTCATCTCGACCGTTCTCATGGTCGCGGTCGTGATCGTCTTGGCGGCCGCTATCGGGACGTACTTCCTCGGCTTCGGCGACCTGCTCGACGGCGGTGCCCGGGCCGCGGTCGAAACCGAGGTCGCGCCCGGCACCGATAACGGCTCGGTGACGGTAGTCGTCCTCGATATCGGCTCGAGCGATCGCGTCGAGATCACGGCCGAAACCGGCGGTGACGACATCACCGACGGCGCGACGACGGACTCGTCGATCGAACGAACCGCCACCGAAAGCGGCGAGCGGATCACCGTCGAAGAAAGGTCCGCGGGGGACACCACGATCGAACTCACCGGCGTCGCGTACACGTCGCATTCGGAGTCGATCGTTCTCGAGCGGGAGGTCACGATCTGA
- a CDS encoding cbb3-type cytochrome c oxidase subunit I — protein MGDLPPKRSIKRWLVTTNHKDVGILYLTTAMFFLLFGGVLALLFRAHLWQTGGTGLLTNDQYYQSVSGHGLIMVFWFLSPIASGFANYFVPLQIGAKDLAFPRLNALSYWFYLFSGVLMGISFFQGGSFSGGWTMYAPLNVPTYTPAMEAMTGGNAMVLGLVLFCISITIGTVNFLTTMHRSRAEGLGLWNMPMFSWSWLLTAWMMLFAFAALLAAVLLLSVDRLFLTQYFATDQGSSLLWAHIFWFFGHPEVYIVFFPALGIMFETFQTFTGRRLVGRKWVIIAMVLVAVQSFLVWMHHMFLSTINLPIKTLFMATTIGISLPFDLMVFALIYTMVKGRVRFTTPFLFSLGALVLFILGGITGVFLGAVVLDYEFRGTYWVVAHFHYVMVSGVTALMGGIYYWWPKISGKMYSERLGKLNFAVYFVGFNLLYFPMFMAWETPRRVFHYGESAQLYHQLATVGAFVFGASFLIMFFTLGKSLISGPDAPDNPWTYSRTAEWAIPSPPPLENWSDRPSYASGRLEFVDDTPTATDGGVAQEATGVATTSHEEEHADHASIWPLGIGVATFTFFLGLSGITPYVFSFVESHITSDVGSFVTLDSAPPQNIIYPVLVALGVVLLGISLFQFGREQFDAPEMAVAERWPFGGISNEKMGVWVFLASDVVVFGAAIGAYVFMRLHMGWGAWHLDAITNAGLFNTYVLLTSSFTVILAHVMAERGNKKGLLGALSATVLLALVFMGVKAFEYSSKFADGHYWFSGIEYSLYFVTTGLHALHVILGVLVALFMIYRVVSVDAYLENHAPVESFGLYWHFVDIVWVFLFPLFYLM, from the coding sequence ATGGGTGACCTCCCGCCGAAGCGCTCGATCAAGCGGTGGCTGGTCACGACCAACCACAAGGACGTCGGCATTCTCTATCTGACGACGGCGATGTTCTTCCTGCTGTTCGGTGGCGTCCTCGCGCTGCTGTTTCGCGCCCACCTGTGGCAGACGGGCGGCACCGGACTGCTGACGAACGACCAGTACTACCAGTCCGTCTCCGGACACGGACTCATCATGGTCTTCTGGTTCCTGTCGCCGATCGCGAGCGGCTTCGCGAACTACTTCGTGCCGCTTCAGATCGGCGCGAAGGACCTCGCGTTCCCCCGGCTGAACGCGCTGAGTTACTGGTTCTACCTGTTCTCGGGCGTTCTCATGGGGATCTCGTTCTTCCAGGGCGGCTCGTTCTCCGGGGGCTGGACGATGTACGCCCCGCTGAACGTGCCGACCTACACCCCGGCGATGGAGGCGATGACCGGCGGTAACGCGATGGTCCTTGGCCTGGTCTTGTTCTGTATCTCCATCACGATCGGGACGGTGAACTTCCTGACCACGATGCACCGATCCCGTGCAGAGGGGCTCGGTCTGTGGAACATGCCGATGTTCTCGTGGTCGTGGCTGCTGACCGCCTGGATGATGCTGTTCGCGTTCGCGGCACTGCTTGCAGCCGTGCTGTTGCTCTCGGTCGATCGGCTGTTCCTCACGCAGTACTTCGCGACCGATCAGGGCTCGAGCCTGCTGTGGGCGCACATCTTCTGGTTCTTCGGCCATCCGGAGGTGTACATCGTCTTCTTCCCGGCACTGGGAATCATGTTCGAGACGTTCCAGACGTTCACCGGACGACGACTCGTCGGCCGGAAGTGGGTCATCATCGCGATGGTACTGGTGGCCGTGCAGTCGTTCCTCGTCTGGATGCACCACATGTTCCTGTCGACGATCAACCTCCCGATCAAGACCCTGTTCATGGCGACGACGATCGGGATCTCGTTACCCTTCGACCTGATGGTCTTCGCGCTGATCTATACGATGGTCAAGGGTCGCGTTCGGTTTACGACGCCGTTCCTGTTCTCGCTCGGCGCGCTCGTGTTGTTCATCCTCGGTGGCATCACCGGGGTCTTCCTCGGAGCCGTCGTGCTCGACTACGAGTTCCGGGGCACCTACTGGGTCGTCGCCCACTTCCACTACGTGATGGTCTCGGGCGTCACGGCCCTGATGGGTGGTATCTACTACTGGTGGCCGAAGATTTCCGGGAAGATGTACTCCGAGCGGCTCGGAAAGCTCAACTTCGCGGTCTACTTCGTCGGGTTCAACCTGCTGTACTTCCCGATGTTCATGGCCTGGGAGACGCCGCGCCGCGTCTTCCACTACGGCGAGAGCGCACAGCTCTACCACCAGCTGGCGACCGTCGGGGCGTTCGTGTTCGGGGCCTCGTTCCTGATCATGTTCTTCACGCTCGGGAAGAGCTTGATCTCCGGCCCCGACGCGCCCGATAACCCGTGGACCTACTCCCGGACCGCGGAGTGGGCGATCCCGTCGCCCCCGCCGCTCGAGAACTGGTCCGACCGGCCCAGCTACGCCAGCGGCCGCCTGGAGTTCGTCGACGACACCCCGACCGCGACCGACGGCGGTGTCGCACAGGAAGCGACCGGGGTGGCGACGACGAGCCACGAGGAGGAACACGCCGACCACGCCAGCATCTGGCCGCTCGGGATCGGTGTCGCGACGTTTACGTTCTTCCTCGGACTCAGCGGCATTACGCCGTACGTCTTCTCGTTCGTCGAGTCCCACATCACCAGCGATGTCGGTAGTTTCGTGACGCTCGATTCGGCACCCCCACAGAACATCATCTATCCGGTTCTGGTGGCCCTCGGCGTGGTACTGCTCGGGATCTCGCTGTTCCAGTTCGGCCGCGAGCAGTTCGACGCGCCCGAGATGGCGGTCGCCGAACGCTGGCCGTTCGGCGGCATCAGCAACGAGAAGATGGGCGTCTGGGTCTTCCTGGCCTCGGACGTCGTCGTCTTCGGTGCCGCAATCGGAGCGTACGTCTTCATGCGTCTCCACATGGGCTGGGGCGCCTGGCACCTCGACGCCATCACGAACGCCGGCCTGTTCAACACCTACGTCCTGCTGACCTCGAGTTTCACGGTCATCCTCGCACACGTGATGGCCGAGCGCGGGAACAAGAAGGGACTGCTCGGCGCGCTGAGCGCGACGGTCCTGCTCGCCCTCGTGTTCATGGGCGTCAAGGCCTTCGAGTACAGCAGCAAGTTCGCCGACGGTCACTACTGGTTCAGCGGAATCGAGTACTCGTTGTACTTCGTGACGACCGGGCTCCACGCCCTGCACGTCATCCTCGGCGTCCTGGTCGCGCTGTTTATGATCTACCGCGTCGTCTCGGTCGATGCCTACCTCGAGAACCACGCGCCCGTCGAGTCCTTCGGACTCTACTGGCACTTCGTCGACATCGTCTGGGTCTTCCTGTTCCCACTGTTCTACCTGATGTAA
- a CDS encoding vWA domain-containing protein, which produces MGIEPTIYGGLSADSIEDGTVESNLAVSGYTNDTTNTSDDLFTVEDGLELEDDADIEGYPVLNGMIDPSAESAVDPISYVWDPNFKTNTAAVVDDDDDQYKRNETWIAHLTDDVIAANMSRPFETHEGIDDEINDGALGYLRDNVGSDMVTEFDSTRDTIDESGRYYTSDFDVDEIDTSDGDVHIGVGDFEDDTLSGLTVTGENQAYIYTDTDDMEITDDGGDKSVSVSGTRKGNFWLYGTSATEITFDDGTAFDGVVYAPDSELTLEEDATITGAIVAGETTIDDDVTINFDRKLRTDIPIPEENQDITIEEARDPLDVTFVLDGSGSMGTVYRSGTVTDTREEPPFSTSWDTDATVDPDSKYAIEVERCSFWGGCTTTTVEPGETTSFINSDDVRVANESCNGCEVTVFETTGNDPLEIRADATQDFINALNESNDDRAGVFEFDTNGRTLHSLSYDLSSVKSSVSVEADGGTEMAAGMSPALDQYSSSNDNERVMVLLSDGKNSYGNGATEEAVDDAIDKDVTIYTVGLGNDLDEELLKETATKTGGEYYTADDAGELKDKFGLIAEREITDKEITFEVGDLPDPGESSNDYVVNIETQQVRVEN; this is translated from the coding sequence GTGGGAATCGAGCCGACGATCTACGGCGGACTCTCCGCCGACAGCATCGAAGACGGGACCGTCGAATCCAACCTGGCGGTTTCAGGGTACACCAACGACACGACGAATACCTCCGACGACCTGTTCACCGTCGAAGACGGATTGGAACTCGAGGACGATGCAGATATCGAGGGGTACCCGGTTCTCAATGGAATGATCGATCCGTCCGCCGAATCGGCGGTCGATCCGATATCGTACGTCTGGGATCCGAACTTCAAAACGAATACAGCGGCCGTCGTCGACGACGATGACGACCAATACAAACGGAACGAGACGTGGATCGCACATCTAACCGACGACGTGATCGCGGCGAACATGTCCCGCCCGTTCGAGACGCACGAGGGCATCGACGACGAGATCAACGACGGTGCGCTGGGCTATCTCAGGGACAACGTCGGCAGTGACATGGTCACCGAGTTCGACAGCACGAGAGACACGATCGACGAATCCGGCCGGTACTACACGAGCGATTTCGACGTCGACGAAATCGATACGTCGGACGGGGACGTTCATATCGGCGTCGGTGACTTCGAAGACGATACGCTCTCGGGTCTGACCGTCACGGGTGAGAACCAAGCGTACATTTACACTGATACCGACGACATGGAAATTACGGATGACGGCGGCGACAAGAGCGTCTCGGTCTCCGGTACTCGGAAGGGGAACTTCTGGCTGTACGGGACGAGCGCTACCGAGATCACGTTCGACGACGGGACAGCTTTCGACGGCGTCGTGTACGCACCCGATAGTGAACTCACTCTGGAGGAAGACGCCACGATCACTGGGGCGATCGTCGCTGGAGAGACCACTATCGACGACGACGTGACGATCAACTTCGATCGGAAACTCCGAACCGACATCCCAATTCCGGAGGAGAATCAGGACATCACGATCGAAGAGGCTCGAGATCCGCTCGACGTGACCTTCGTCCTCGACGGCTCCGGTTCGATGGGCACAGTATACCGTAGCGGAACCGTGACCGATACACGAGAAGAACCACCATTCAGTACGTCGTGGGATACTGATGCAACAGTGGATCCCGACTCGAAATACGCTATCGAGGTTGAGAGGTGTTCGTTCTGGGGGGGATGTACGACCACGACCGTCGAACCAGGAGAAACGACTAGCTTCATCAACAGTGATGATGTTCGAGTTGCCAACGAGAGCTGCAACGGATGTGAGGTTACGGTCTTCGAAACGACTGGAAACGATCCGCTAGAGATCCGTGCCGATGCGACACAAGACTTTATCAATGCATTAAACGAGTCGAACGACGATCGTGCCGGCGTGTTCGAATTCGACACTAACGGACGGACCTTACACAGCCTGAGTTATGACCTCTCGAGCGTCAAGAGTTCAGTTTCGGTCGAGGCAGACGGGGGGACGGAGATGGCAGCAGGAATGTCACCTGCCCTCGATCAGTACAGTAGTTCGAACGACAATGAACGCGTCATGGTTCTGCTGAGCGACGGTAAAAACAGCTATGGAAATGGTGCAACCGAGGAGGCAGTCGACGATGCGATCGACAAAGACGTCACGATCTATACGGTCGGTCTCGGTAACGACCTCGACGAAGAGTTATTGAAGGAAACTGCAACCAAAACCGGCGGCGAATACTACACCGCTGACGATGCCGGGGAACTGAAAGACAAATTCGGTCTAATTGCCGAGCGCGAAATCACTGACAAGGAAATCACGTTCGAGGTCGGGGATCTCCCCGATCCGGGAGAATCCTCGAACGACTACGTGGTCAATATCGAGACCCAGCAGGTTCGTGTCGAAAACTAA
- the coxB gene encoding cytochrome c oxidase subunit II — protein sequence MNTLYSALIAPMQRTRVDVFENIFLVFLGLGTLVGIVVVAYTLYNAYKYRDTGEPTGDDEDLPSVGELPTGGKGGKKLFLSFGISAVIVISLVIWTYGMLLYVEDPGTDGTQDSIEVEVTGEGFAWFYEYENGIEATSTLRVPAGERVWLQVTSGDVWHAFGISDQRVKADAIPGEYDETWFQADEPGESEIECFELCGEYHTSMVGTLQVMEQDEFDQWMDNQLTMQFTMVDGNESRVTEGYEMTLDHQENDSIEDRTLTAEEFDNGTIEITDIEQAGQYNVTIESTDGQFETVEDQFDMTGPVDETYTLEMNESENNASETNDGGEN from the coding sequence ATGAACACACTTTACAGCGCACTCATCGCTCCGATGCAGCGGACCCGCGTCGACGTGTTCGAGAATATCTTTCTGGTATTCCTCGGACTCGGGACGCTCGTCGGTATCGTCGTGGTCGCATACACCTTGTACAACGCATACAAGTATCGCGACACCGGCGAGCCTACGGGCGACGACGAGGATCTGCCATCGGTCGGGGAGTTACCGACGGGCGGAAAGGGCGGCAAGAAACTGTTTCTCTCGTTCGGCATCAGCGCCGTCATCGTCATTTCGCTGGTGATCTGGACGTACGGGATGCTGCTGTACGTCGAAGATCCGGGCACTGACGGCACACAGGATTCGATCGAGGTCGAAGTCACCGGAGAAGGCTTCGCCTGGTTCTACGAGTACGAGAACGGGATCGAAGCGACCAGCACCCTTCGAGTCCCCGCCGGGGAACGGGTCTGGTTACAGGTGACCTCGGGTGACGTCTGGCATGCGTTTGGGATCTCCGATCAACGGGTGAAAGCCGACGCCATCCCGGGCGAATACGACGAGACGTGGTTCCAGGCCGACGAGCCCGGCGAGTCCGAGATCGAGTGCTTCGAACTCTGTGGCGAGTACCACACCTCGATGGTCGGCACGCTTCAGGTCATGGAGCAAGACGAGTTCGACCAGTGGATGGACAACCAGCTGACGATGCAGTTCACCATGGTCGACGGAAACGAGTCCCGAGTCACCGAAGGCTACGAGATGACTCTCGACCACCAGGAGAACGACTCCATCGAGGACCGCACCCTCACGGCCGAGGAGTTCGATAACGGGACGATCGAGATCACCGACATCGAACAGGCCGGCCAGTACAACGTGACGATCGAGTCGACCGACGGGCAGTTCGAGACGGTCGAAGACCAGTTCGACATGACCGGCCCGGTCGACGAGACCTACACGCTCGAGATGAACGAGAGTGAAAACAATGCAAGCGAGACGAACGACGGAGGTGAGAACTGA
- the cmk gene encoding (d)CMP kinase — translation MLLTVSGPPGSGKSTTAELLADTFDLDHVSGGDIFRELADERGYTPLEFNKLAEENDEIDRDLDRRLREIAVEEDDLVLESRLAGWLAGDQADFRFWLDAPARVRGERIAEREEKDPARATEETKAREASEAQRYQEYYGIDIRDLTIYDLSVNTARWEPEAVLDMLVTAVERYEADGDEGKARVELENGFE, via the coding sequence ATGTTACTCACCGTCTCCGGCCCGCCGGGCAGCGGGAAGAGTACGACCGCGGAGTTGCTCGCCGATACCTTCGACCTCGACCACGTCAGCGGCGGTGACATCTTCCGCGAACTCGCCGACGAGCGGGGGTATACCCCGCTCGAGTTCAACAAGCTCGCCGAGGAAAACGACGAGATCGACCGCGATCTCGACCGGCGGCTGCGAGAGATCGCCGTCGAGGAGGACGATCTGGTCCTCGAGTCGCGACTCGCCGGGTGGCTGGCCGGCGATCAGGCCGATTTCCGGTTCTGGCTCGACGCGCCGGCGCGGGTCCGCGGCGAACGCATCGCCGAGCGCGAGGAGAAGGACCCCGCTCGAGCGACCGAGGAGACGAAGGCCCGCGAGGCCAGCGAGGCCCAGCGCTATCAGGAGTACTACGGCATCGATATCCGAGACCTGACGATCTACGATCTGTCGGTGAACACGGCTCGCTGGGAGCCCGAGGCGGTCCTCGATATGCTCGTCACCGCCGTCGAACGCTACGAGGCCGACGGCGACGAGGGGAAAGCACGCGTCGAACTCGAGAACGGCTTCGAATGA
- a CDS encoding DUF7410 domain-containing protein, whose product MATDRTLESEYEVPADGPAATCPYCGRPFRADRYVTFHIGVEHAEECTDAEREAFDEERDDEEYDLFTFHFKAAISVFLVYFLFTFIYALVWAG is encoded by the coding sequence ATGGCGACCGATCGCACGCTCGAGTCGGAGTACGAGGTGCCGGCGGACGGCCCGGCAGCGACCTGTCCGTACTGTGGACGGCCGTTTCGCGCCGACCGCTACGTCACCTTCCACATCGGGGTCGAACACGCCGAGGAGTGTACGGACGCAGAGCGCGAGGCCTTCGACGAGGAACGCGACGACGAGGAGTACGACCTGTTCACGTTTCACTTCAAGGCCGCTATCTCGGTGTTTCTCGTCTATTTCCTGTTTACGTTCATCTACGCGCTCGTCTGGGCCGGATAG
- a CDS encoding DUF106 domain-containing protein, with the protein MTRTAEKIDALVREDSSMAAALEAIREAADRNGGEVQWADVSDDLTSGQWGRLIEKGVLVDGDDGFEIADREAFDRALDGDGDGGGAAADIDIDEEASSWSQWDKLAGVGALLLMPGYWFDSIRNVVGNTLDLALGPLDAALPFYAVILSVALITGLYSSLLQANLMNPEIMGKYQERMKAVQEEQKELRQEKKEAEERGASEAEIERLENEIERAREEQMEAMADNLGMFKEQFRPMVWIMLFTIPMFLWMYWKMYGGISGEMVVIPLAGEVSWGDRLQGFIPVWLFWYFLCSMACNQLIRKALDIDMSPS; encoded by the coding sequence ATGACGCGTACAGCCGAAAAGATCGACGCCCTCGTCCGCGAGGATTCCTCGATGGCCGCGGCCCTTGAGGCCATCCGCGAGGCAGCCGACAGGAACGGCGGCGAGGTTCAGTGGGCCGACGTCAGCGACGACCTGACGAGCGGACAGTGGGGGCGATTGATCGAAAAAGGCGTTCTAGTCGACGGCGACGACGGGTTCGAGATCGCCGATCGCGAGGCCTTCGACCGGGCGCTCGACGGCGATGGCGACGGCGGGGGCGCGGCCGCCGACATCGATATCGACGAGGAGGCATCGAGCTGGTCGCAGTGGGACAAACTCGCCGGCGTCGGTGCGTTGCTGTTGATGCCCGGCTACTGGTTCGACTCGATCCGCAACGTCGTCGGGAACACGCTCGATCTCGCCCTCGGTCCCCTCGACGCGGCGCTGCCGTTTTACGCCGTGATCCTCTCGGTTGCACTGATCACCGGCCTCTACTCCTCGTTGCTCCAGGCGAACCTGATGAACCCCGAGATCATGGGGAAGTACCAGGAACGGATGAAAGCCGTCCAGGAAGAGCAGAAGGAACTCCGACAGGAGAAAAAGGAGGCCGAGGAACGCGGCGCGAGCGAGGCCGAGATCGAGCGCCTCGAGAACGAAATCGAACGCGCGCGCGAAGAGCAGATGGAAGCCATGGCCGACAACCTCGGGATGTTCAAAGAGCAGTTCCGTCCGATGGTCTGGATCATGCTCTTTACTATCCCGATGTTCCTGTGGATGTACTGGAAGATGTACGGCGGGATCAGCGGCGAGATGGTCGTCATCCCGCTGGCCGGCGAGGTCTCGTGGGGTGACCGCTTGCAGGGCTTCATCCCGGTGTGGCTCTTCTGGTACTTCCTGTGTTCGATGGCCTGCAACCAACTCATCCGGAAGGCACTCGATATCGACATGTCTCCGTCGTGA
- a CDS encoding 2Fe-2S iron-sulfur cluster-binding protein: MSGAIPVTVITDEGERVIEVESGTILRDALLEHGFPVYGTISRVANCGGRGLCSTCTVEVEPAPEPTHWHDAAAVRFGYPRLSCCLAVEEPLTVRCLDKHVWGQVLPRRPSSR; encoded by the coding sequence ATGAGCGGGGCGATTCCGGTAACCGTGATCACCGACGAGGGCGAACGCGTCATCGAGGTCGAGTCCGGAACGATCCTTCGGGACGCGCTGCTCGAACACGGGTTCCCCGTCTACGGGACGATATCACGAGTTGCCAACTGCGGGGGGCGTGGGCTGTGTTCGACCTGTACCGTCGAGGTCGAACCCGCGCCGGAACCGACCCACTGGCACGACGCCGCGGCGGTCCGGTTCGGCTATCCGCGCCTCTCCTGTTGTCTCGCGGTCGAGGAGCCGCTGACGGTCCGATGTCTCGACAAGCACGTTTGGGGGCAGGTCCTCCCGCGTCGGCCCTCGTCGAGGTAA
- a CDS encoding RNA-guided pseudouridylation complex pseudouridine synthase subunit Cbf5: MTLRGPPAERSPAELLTFGVVNLDKPPGPSSHQVSGWLRDAVAETLADRGATATIDRAAHAGTLDPKVTGCLPVMLGDATRLAQVFLEGPKEYVAVLECHAPVPADAESVVAEFEGPVYQKPPRKSAVARRLRVREIYDLEVLEAEERRLLLRIRCESGTYVRKLCHDLGLALGTGGHMGHLRRTATDPFDDRTLHSAHDFLDALAFWVEDDDPEPLFEVVDPAERILEGIPGVVVAESAAREIAQGAPVYGPGVVEADDGIEQGSLVACYTPDDAAVCLGELVASPDADEGVVVDLERVLV; encoded by the coding sequence ATGACCCTCCGTGGCCCACCGGCGGAGCGCTCGCCCGCCGAACTGCTCACCTTCGGCGTCGTCAACCTCGACAAGCCGCCCGGGCCGTCCTCGCATCAGGTCAGCGGGTGGCTTCGTGACGCGGTCGCGGAGACACTCGCCGATCGCGGAGCGACGGCGACGATCGATCGCGCCGCCCACGCCGGAACGCTCGATCCCAAAGTGACCGGCTGCTTGCCGGTCATGCTCGGCGATGCGACCCGCCTTGCACAGGTCTTTCTCGAGGGGCCAAAGGAGTACGTCGCCGTCCTCGAGTGTCACGCGCCGGTGCCGGCCGACGCGGAATCGGTCGTCGCCGAGTTCGAGGGGCCGGTCTACCAGAAGCCGCCGCGGAAAAGCGCCGTCGCGCGTCGCCTACGTGTGCGCGAGATCTACGACCTCGAGGTCCTCGAGGCCGAGGAGCGTCGGCTCCTGTTGCGGATTCGCTGTGAAAGCGGCACCTACGTCCGCAAGTTGTGTCACGATCTGGGGCTGGCGCTTGGCACCGGCGGCCACATGGGCCACCTGCGCCGGACCGCCACCGATCCGTTCGACGACCGGACGCTGCACTCGGCCCACGACTTCCTCGACGCGCTGGCCTTCTGGGTCGAGGACGACGACCCCGAGCCGCTGTTCGAAGTGGTCGACCCCGCCGAACGCATTCTCGAGGGAATCCCCGGCGTCGTGGTCGCGGAGTCGGCCGCCCGCGAAATCGCGCAGGGCGCGCCGGTCTACGGCCCCGGCGTCGTCGAGGCCGACGACGGGATCGAGCAGGGCTCGCTGGTCGCCTGTTACACGCCCGACGACGCGGCGGTCTGTCTGGGCGAACTGGTCGCGAGCCCGGACGCCGATGAGGGCGTCGTCGTCGACCTCGAGCGAGTCCTCGTCTAG
- a CDS encoding adenylate kinase — MAQPRILILGAPGAGKGTQSAKIIEEFDVDHITTGDALRSNKEMDISDMDTEYDTPGEYMDQGELVPDDVVNAIVDEALSQADGFVLDGYPRNLEQAEELEDMTDLDVVLYLDVGEEELVHRLTGRRLDPETGEIYHVEYNPPEDPEVEARLEQRDDDTEETVRERLSVFHENTEPVIEYYDEQGDLERIDGEQAPDAVWADVKSTIEDAS; from the coding sequence ATGGCACAGCCACGAATCCTGATCCTCGGTGCGCCCGGGGCAGGGAAGGGCACCCAGAGCGCAAAGATCATCGAGGAGTTCGACGTCGATCACATCACGACCGGCGACGCGCTGCGATCGAACAAGGAGATGGACATCTCCGACATGGACACCGAGTACGACACGCCCGGCGAGTACATGGATCAGGGCGAACTCGTCCCCGACGACGTCGTCAACGCGATCGTCGACGAGGCGCTTTCCCAGGCCGACGGCTTCGTCCTCGACGGCTACCCGCGGAACCTCGAACAGGCCGAGGAACTCGAGGACATGACCGACCTCGACGTCGTCCTCTATCTCGACGTCGGCGAGGAGGAACTCGTCCACCGGCTGACCGGCCGCCGGCTCGACCCCGAGACGGGCGAAATCTATCACGTCGAGTACAACCCGCCGGAGGACCCCGAAGTGGAAGCACGGCTCGAGCAGCGCGACGACGACACCGAGGAAACGGTCCGCGAGCGACTGTCGGTCTTCCACGAGAACACGGAACCGGTCATCGAGTACTACGACGAGCAGGGCGACTTGGAGCGGATCGACGGCGAGCAGGCCCCCGACGCGGTCTGGGCGGACGTCAAGTCGACGATCGAGGACGCGTCGTAG